tgtaattataactggaccaaaaagaagaaaaaagaactaGAGGGACCATGAACCCAGAACCAACGATGGAGTGTAGTTTTGGTGTTATTTACACTGTATCATAAATTATTTCTATTCTACTCAAAAAGTCTATGCGAGTTccactgaaaacatttttaatcatcaacAATTACATTATGCAATATAATAACCTGGAGTTTTACCAACAACGACAACAGTGGCAGCAAACTGTTCAACattgcatacatttaaaagacgagtgaaaacaggaagtatttcaagctcagCCTCATTTTTGCAGAAGATTAATCAAACTTGATGTTGCGTAACATGTTACCTAATTTTGGTTGGAAATAAAACCCAGACAGAAATTCCCACGTGTTGAACTAGTAGGATGTGGAGTATCTTACCACTTAGTGAGATGTCTCCCAGCAGGTCCAGCAGCTCTCCTCCAGACGACGTCGGCTTGGGGGGCACCGTGTTATGAATTACTGGCACCACATCATTACCACCCAGCAGGTCTAATAAATCATTTGCCTGGGGATGAGAGTCAAATACGTGTCTCTCGTCAACACTTACGTGTGCTCAATTCAGGTTTCACTACAAAATGAAGTATTCCAAGCTGCTCACCTGGTTGGCCGGCTGAGTGACAGGGGGTAGATGTTTAGCCTCTCCAACAGAGGGTTCTGTCTCTCCATTGGTCTGCACGATTTCTGTGGGGCCATTAGAGGCTGTTTTCTCCATTATGGGCATTCGCTCGAGGAGAGCTGGCCTGAGGGGGGAGACGAGCAGTGGAGGGTGAACCATACTGAACCACTACACAAAAGACCAATCCCACTAAATGgtccattttatttgtattaggtTTCGGTTTTAGCTTCCACTTCACCTCATGTGGTCGTATTTCTTGAAAAGTGCGTTGTACTCCACTGCTCTCTGTTGCAGCTCCACGTCAATGCTGCTGCCGTATATCGAAACCACCTTCTTGATCCGGCTACGAGAAAACGGAATGTTGGGAGGAAATTGCAGGGGTGCATGTTGTTCCAAATGAGTTCATGACTGCAAAGCCTCATTATGTAGTGTTAAATCCAGCCACTCACTTGACACCACTGAAGCGAGTCGACAGCTTCATGATGGCAGTAAGTGAATAGCCTCGAGTCACAGGCGTGGACAGATTGGATACTAGAAGCCCTTCCAGTACATCCAGAACTTCATCTTCAGTCACCTTGTTTAGAAAAGGAAGGAATGTACACACATCACCTCAGCATGGAgagcataatatatatatatatatatatatatatatatatatatatagtataatattttactttataaatacagcaattctttgcagaggataaagaatattgtGAGCATTGTTTTGTTACCTGAATGGGCTCCTCTTCTTCACATTGTCCAGAAACCAGTAGGTCGCCATACTCTCCTATGCACCAGGATGCGACTTGGACAAGAGGTTGCTACTCAGACAGAAAACAAGAGTAGGAGTCAGTATATGTCAGACATGAATCATAAAGCCAGGACCCGTTTCTGACCTGTGAGATGTCATCCAGAAGAGCTTTGTAAAGTCTCTGCACTGTGTATGCGTGCATCTCAACACTGTTTGTGATGAGCTGGATAAGGTTGGGCACGGAGTCATCGCGCACGTAACTACCTGCCTGAAAAGATGAGCGGACATGATGATTACAATACATACAAGAAGGTTATTCAGGTAGAAATAGCGCCAAGTACTCATTTTGAGGAACAAAGAAGCAGTTTTACGCCTTGGGTGTAAAATATGATACGTACTGTAGTCAGAACTCTCATTATAGTGTCTATGTGCCATCTTTTTGAAGGAGCATACCTGCAACACAAAGGACACATTCAATTATTTCAAGCAATGTTGAGTTTTCTACACCCAATACAACAAGGTGATGTGATGTATGCTGTCAGATAATATAAAGAATCATCAGTCTTTCAGACGATGGATCACTCTTGTTATCATCACACAGCATTTCAttcttttgagaaaaaaaaaagaaaaaagaaagtccTTGGGTGCattatttgtcattgtaatACAAACTAGAGCAAAACAGCAAGTCATGTGGACAATGTGTGTCAATGTCATACTTTTCTGCTGCTAGAAAGACTCCCGATGCACAGTCGGCTTTAAATTCTGGGTCGCACGAGTCGAGGAAGTAGAGCAGCTCTTTCATCATGCCTCTTATGTTGTTGCCGTTCACCAGGGCAAAGCTCAGTTCCATTGCACGTCTACAGCAACAACAAGGAGATCAAGGACAGAAACAAAGCAGTTATGTAAAAAAGGTGAATGTCCTCCATGTTAAaatactgggggaaaaaaaaatcaccccctTACCTCTTGATGGATACATCAAGGTCTTTTAAACAATCCACAATGGTACTCCGATGCCTTTGCACCGCATTGTGGTCCGTCTGTACCGTCTTTAGTAGGGATGTCAATGCCACATATCTGCAAtggtgaatttaaaaataagacacgtgctatgtttttaattgtgatgTTCGCTTTTCAGTTTTGTCTTAATGTGTCAGGTGAATATAATATCTACATTAAGTTGCATTTTCACAGTACGACTTTTTGTATGTGACAATCATCAGAAAATACATGTATATGAATTACcttatatttttgtcattattaagGAGGAATCGACCTAATATATTAATTGCCAAAACctgtaacacacaaaaaagttgcaagtcaaaatagtttttaaaaaacaaaaacgaaaatgccgttttttttttttttttagattgcatCAATTCAATTAGCTCACTCTCAGTCCACTTTCGGACTTGATGTCCATGATGGTCAACACAGTCTCGTACAGGATTGCATTGCCCACATTTTTACTTGTCTCGGTATTTGTTGCAACCTGCAGCCAagaataatacagtacatacatagtTATTAAAATCAAGCAGATCCTGAGTCCTAGTCCTTTTCAGGTATTAATTTTTTCTGAAAACAGGTGGCGCTCTAACATCTCACTTTAAGGCCATTTTCAAGGGCACTACAACGCTAGATGATAAATGCTGTCAGACAATATAAAGTATCAACAGTCTTTCAGACCATGGATCACTTTATCATCATACAACATTATTTTCAGTGGGATCTGTCCCCCTCTTGTGTAATTCTGTGACGATTATGTTATTATTTCTCATTATAggagaatgaatgaaaacagttGTAAGGTGCAAGTATGAATGCGTGTCTTCCGATACAAAGACGCCTGACGCACAGAAGAAAAGGGAAATGTGTTGTTTGATAAGGAAATGTCACAGCTgagtttaaaataacaaaaataaatcaacagaaAATGTCACATCTAAGGAGATGACCAATTCTAACCTGTGCAAGAATGTCATTCATTGCTTCACTGGAGTCATCGTCGCTCCTGCCTAAAATTCGCAGTAGTCTCAATATCCGCACCTAGGAAAAGGAAAACAAGTCTGTCAATGTACATGACAAGCAATTCACTTCGTCATGGCCTGCTGCACACTGAACGTGGCCAAACTTGACAAAAACTACGACGAGATGACCATTCCGCTTCCGatactcatttgaaacccttttTCTGATTTCATATGGAcctgtggataaaaaaaaaaaaagcaaagctgAGAAGATTTACCTGCAGAAAAGGATCGCTTATGCCCGACACATCATGCTCAGGCGAGTATCCAGACATTATTAGGTTCTTCAGGATTCTCACCAATTGTGGAAccagctacaaaaaaaagaccaagacCAAAAGAGAAAAGAGGCGGTGTcagaatattttgttaaaatattcCAATACTTAgaggaaaaatacaatttcaaatgcggccattattatcattaacaacTATCAAGAAGAAAATGGAGGGGTTagcagttaaaaagaaaaacaacaatcaaaatGAAAATCTCTTAATAGCAAATCAAATCTTTTGTAGGGAAATATTTGGTTAGACATTTTAGCTAACAGGATCACTACTCTATGAGAAttcagtgaaaataaatgttattttaggaTTAGAATCTGTTAGAAACCATAAGAAAATGAATCTTCAAGTGCTCTATTTTTTAGGACTACATTTTGTGTAACGGTTTCTGGTCTAAGCAAAATTGAGCGGATACACACATTTTACAGAAATTGTGGGGATGGCGACAAACAacccaaaagaaaaacaaatattctgcAATAACTTAACATGATCATTGTTAACTTATTTTACTCCATAACTACACACCTAAAGTTATCTTTGTATATAGCGATATATGGAAACCACCTTGGTGACAAACATTGTGAATACCATCAGTTCCTGGTGACAACACCTGTGGTAATCATGTGAGAATAGACCCACTCAACAGTGACCGAATGAGTTGCATATTTGGCAAATCAGATAAAAAGAATCGGATGAGGAGTATAGCTGACAAATGAATCACCGCTTTGGCCACTATCGATAACACTGACATTGCAATGATCACCGTACAAGATAAAtccaaattaaaacaatttttgagggtgggtggggggtgggggagcaCCATGAATTACAGGACAGATTGGTTACATCTCAGGTGACTGTGAAAAGTGAATACTAATTACAGCATGCACCAGCTATGAGATCAGAATGCACTCTTACCTTCTCATTCTAACACAATGCAGGAATTGTAACAAGgacaaatgacagaaaaaatatgAGGTAGATGTTAGGGAGTGGAAAATCACTTTCAGAGAGCTCAAAATAAGTAGATCATGAACATGAGGGGTGGCGCTTCAGGCATCGTTTTTTGCTGCATCAAGAGCCGACAGCAGCAAGTGGAATAGAGTACAAGCAAGAAAGACAGCAAAAGAATGATAAAACTCTTGACGCACAATTCAGTTAAAATCCCAAAGTGTTATCGTTGTCTTACAGTGTGGGACTAAAGGGCCAAAAATCCACGTGGCCAGTTTTATTTGGTGTAGTGGAGAAGTGGGCATCGGCACATTAATATCTCTCTTTGCTTTAATGGCTTGCCTGGTGAATCATTGCCTCTGTCATTTTTGTGCTGGGAGCTGTTAATCCAGTGTGCAGACATCAAGTTTTCTTCTACTGccacacacatatttttttatcctGCACGTGACCTAAAAATAGCTGGATGTGCATGTTTTGGTAGCACTGAGCTTTTGCCATTAACTTTCTCTCATGAGTGGCCACTTAATCTTAAACAGACATGAAAATGGGAGCACCAGGGAGGCATTGAGTCTGACATTTTAAGTATGACATGAGCTTATTTACGCGCCTGAATCCATAATAAAAGTGCAGAGTACAAATGTAGGCACTAAATACTGCTATTAGGAAGGGTAGTCACACAACCAACTTAATGTTTGTGAAAAGTAGGACAGGGGCACACTAGCAGCTTTCTTTTAGGGATGCGGCTATTAAGCATTTTTAATATAGAGAATTGTGTTGACtatcacatttattaatttgctggggaaaaaatagcgtatttagcatttttaaacacaaagtGCATGTGATGCACAGGTATTATTTTGTACAATTGGGATTGCCATTCTCACGTTCTACTGTAATATCTGTGATTTTGATTGTATATGGCTTGAAAGGCAGAACCCGACCTGTGACATTGACTTTAGCGAATGACAGTGCAGATAATTCCATTAGAAGTGTCCATAACCAAATGCAATCTGAATTGAAGTCTCTTTTAGCAAAGGTCGATTTTAATAAAATACCCAATACAGATACGTTGCCTTGTGTTTGCAATCGTAATCGTGCacatttaaatgtgaaattatTCCCAAGTGTTAAAATGCTGTCTCTTACGGAGTCTTTTCTCCTGGCCTGCCGCCGTTGCATCAACTTATTTCTACACGGGGTGATGTGTGAGAATGCAGTAACATTAAGTGTGGAAAAATGATCCTTGTAAAGCTTCAAAACAGGTATTTTCTTTCAAGCTATTTCGTAATCAAATTTGCAGCCCAACTATCAAATGCTGGGGTGCCATTACCCCAGCTTTGCCCTATTGcaattataataacaataataataaaaaacatcatACAGGCAGGATCACAGTTCAAGTAAATATCATGACCTAAGCAGACTGCGTTTGTACCTTTCTGAAGTGAGACAGCATGTCAGGACTTCTCTCACACATCTCAGTAAGGAGGACAACAGATGTATGGAGAACACCTGGGGGATAAACAAACTAGAGGTCATTATGCTGACAAGGGAGATGAGCAGAAGAGTTGTGTGGGAGTGCATTGGTGTTTTATGCAGCTGTAAATGAAGGTAATACAACTTCTGAATAGACACGAGTTTGAAGGTTTATCATGGCCAACAGCCACAACACTGCACAGCGATTATGAAAGCATGACGCGGCGCTAACAAATGATCAAATCATGGCAGCGGTGTGCAATATTCTACACAGGAGCTGGAGAATTACACGCTAACCGTTTCAAATTCGACTGATCATTTACAAACAGGAATGCAAATTAAGCAGtgcgagtgagtgagtgagcaaGAGAATAGAAGAACATTCTAACAATCATATTTGCAGCTGTCCAATGAGGTGAATCTCCACTTAGTTATTCTGATTAGATTCTATGTTTGGTTAACAGTATGTTGCTAAACCAATAACAAATCGTGTTACCAGGCCATGTTTAAAACGAGTGTCTCCACTCACTACCAGAACTAGACTTCCGCTTTAGACCACACTTCCCCCATTCACTTTGCATTAGAGATGAGCGTAAACGTGCTGAAGAAAAAGACAATCATTGTTCAAATGAACTGAGTGTCAATTTAACCTCATATTATAAATGTAACAAATGATTGATGAAGAAACAGTTAAACTCATCTGACACCAATTAATCAATGCAGGTCAAAATTGTATGGCCAAAAATTGGATTACTATGGCCATGAAATACACTTGTTTCAATGTAAATGcaaagtaatatatatatttttttttaataatagccATTTGTTCTAGTCATTAGTACATAGATGTGGAAATAGTAACATATTGTCCAATGGATTTATAAAAGATGCTAGTGTAAAACAATTATCTTTTAAATGCTcctgaaaaataaaactttcaGACAGTGCCGAAAATATTCAGAGGCGTAAACTACTTACACAAAGTCTGCAAGAATGATCAGTTAAATGTCTTGgctatcagtattttttttaaattaattctaCTCCGCCCTGTGAAGGACACGCATCAAACAGGAAAGAGCTCAGCGCAGTGAGTGGCAGGGAAAAGGATGAGTGGTGCAGTGGTGAAGGGCGGGCACTAAACGCATCCTGACAAACCGTTTGCACTCACCGTGGTTCTTCTCGCTCAGCAGGTTTTTTGTGGCTGGAAGGAACATTTCCATAAGTTCGGGAACCTTTCTGATGACGTGAACTGCACACAGCGCCGCCTGtcagcaaaacaaacatttagacATAAGACAGAGGGGGGGAAAACAGAGTTGAACCAAAAACAATATTCGACTTTGAGGGCGTTAAATATCTCTTCAGCATATCCAGTCCAAATAAGTCAACATGCTGTGCTccaagttgtatttttcttttgttgaaattaTTTTCTGGTGCATACAGTCACTGGGGTCAGCTAACCTCAATGCAGTCCAAAACTCCAGTTCATCAATAAATTACTCATGAAAGTGCGAGGTGTTGTACAAGCTGTTCTCTTAAATTGGTAATTCAATTCTAGTGATTTGTAAAGCTGCATTTTACAGCACATTTGATGGTTCAACTATGTAATTTATGTCAACACAATGCAAGAATGAAGCACATAAACCTCTGCATAACACAAGACAATATAGGATAGAGGAAATGAGATGCAATTGCATATTTACTGCTCGAGATTTGAAAGAGATGTACCTGCGTGCGCCAACCTGCAGCTCACCTTTTTCCTCAAATAGGAGTTGGACGTTTTGAGTAACTTCTCAACCTCTCCCGCCAGGTCACGGCACATTTCGGAGGAGCCCATGCAGCCCAAAGTGCACAAGGCCAGCCCCTGGACGTACTGTGTGCTGTGATTCAAGTCACTGGGAACAACCGAGAACAATTGCATTGAGCGCCATTAAACACAGCGAACAGGTCCGAAAGATTAACGACACTACAGGCAGGTTCTATGAAGAACAACAACAGATTTCCCAGCAGAATATCTAATGGACACGTTGAGGCTCAGGCTGCAGCTTACTTCTTAATGCAATTTGTCATTAATAGATGCACGTCCTGCCTCTCGTCCAACAGCAGCATAGCTCCTAAATAACCTATTCGCTTGTCAGTAAACTTCTGGGATGCAATCAGCTTCAGGCACTCAAGCTGggagaaaacaacaacacaaggaTAGGATATTACTGAGTGTCTATCAGTATCATACTCCGCAGACAATGTGCTAACTTACCTGCCCAAAGTGTGCCGGGTAGCCCAACATGTGCATATAAAGGAGCTTTGCTACATTTCTGCAACGATATGTATTGTCCTCCTCTCGAAAAGATGAGCGGATAGCAGCACACTCTTTCTGGATCATTTCGCGCTCCTCTGCCTGGGTCCGCGCTGTCCGGATAGTCCGGATCAGCTCCCGCAATCTGATCGGAGCTGGCATTCTCTGGAACAGAGAtggcaaaaattttttttaaaaaaaattggcaaaccAAAACCGCAGCTACAGAATAGAACATCCAACTACACCTGCCGATGGTATGACAATTAACTGACTCATGAGCTGCcaattgatgcattttttttggcaGCATCATTTCACAGAGGAAAATATGAACCATTTATGACAGCAAACAGGCTTCATACCCTCATAAAAGGTTTATATGTCTATGTAGTacataggggtgtgaattgcagagtacctggcgattcgattcatatgtCACAAGtggattcgataccgattaatcccgatacgaatctataaattgattattgcgatttttataaactcaaatttagaaaatactaatcagtaaacttgtacatgtacactgtaagatttgtatgaaaatgtatttatttatctgaaaattcaggttgcagtctgtttcatgtttgaacagcactgaaatcaaatattaattcttaatgttccattaatataactttcttccatgcttaatgtgtaaatcctaaccctaagtaagacgttttgttgaatattcccataaaaaattgatgtttaaaaatcaattggaATTGATTAGAGAATtacgcgctgtaatattgcgatatattgcccaaATGGTTAATTCTAACACCCCTCGTAGTACATGTCAAATacaaagccaaataaaaaaatcagtgtGGAATAACTTGACCTACAAAATCAAACACAGTTTGTTAGCAAATGAACTATGACCCAAGAAACTATAAATACAGATAATGACCATCAATTAGTACACTTTGTCTTACTCCCATGATGCCTTTCAACTGGTAGATTGCCAAACACAATttaagcattcccacaatgacACAAAGTAACAAATTGGAGTTAGCTAACAGAAGAGGCTATGTTAATATAACCGTTACGAGTTGAAACAGAAGCGGGCACGTATAGActgctattgtttttttaaacaaaatgttacaAAGCTTTTGATGCTTAAGTGTTAAAGCCACAGCTGTGAAAAAATGATAAGGACATCACTGGAAGCTAGCCAAATAGCACAAGTAACACAACATGCATGTTTAGATATAAAATAATACTGTAGATAAAACAATTCTCTCTCTCAACATGTCATAAGTTGTCAGTTTATAAACAACCTAAGAATAGGCTGCGATAAAATGTCAAAGCCAAGACAGGGAGGAACAACTTTTGCACCAAAGCAAACTGTGCAGAGTGATCCAACACCATTCATAAAACCTGGTCTTTACAAAAGGGGCCTTCGAGTTTCCTGCTGTGGTTAGAAACACTAAATCCAGCCCCTACCAAGacctgtttaattaaaaattccTCCTGAATGTAGAACAAGGCGGCATTCTTATACCTTGCATTCTTTTGATATCCAATACGCCTAGACCTACTCCTTAATGTCACggttgttaaaggggaagtcaaccccaacattttctttacaatatgttctatgcagctccactagtctgACTACGCCATTCTAATTAAGATTGCATTtacggaatatgagttaagcagcaaaatccacctgtttgtatccatctcagaacatttgccacttgctgttgactgaaaatgacatcacatttgctcagggctcaggtaacgaccaatcacggctcacctgctttctgaaacAATCTCACCGATCCCAATTGAAAGCAGTAGTCAAATAAACTATTCTAGCAACATCTAATAATAAATCATGCAAAACCTATGGAACAGGCAACCTAATAGGGCAAAGCGCCAGCCGCGTAGATATGTTGCTCACATGGGGATAGTATGTATGTACTGCGAAATGTTCCTAACAAGCTTTTCCCCTCGTGAGATTTGCTGCACTAGATTTTCTTTCAGGGAGCTGACACCAAGAAACAACAAGCTTGCCAAAGCTTCCGTTTACCACTGGGAGAAGTCAAACTGCCACGTACTGTAATACAAGCATCAACAACAGATTAAACAGGCTTTAGTAATCACATTCTTGAAAGTTGCGGTAAATTATTCATTATTCGGGGAGCacacagaggggaaaaaaaaaagtcatctacCTTAGTTGAAATCTCAGATAGCAGACACTAAAGTCTCAATGACCCCGAGGTTGTCGATACTATACTGCTGTATTTTACTCGTGAAAATGCACCGATACTACACACCAATACCACTTCACCATCTTGACATACATCTTCCGGGTAGAAACCATGTCAGTCATGCAGAGATACTTAAAAGGTAAACACTGCTGACAATACATAACTGAGTGCAAATTACGCTCTACAAAATGGATGATTAACTCCGCTTGGCCGGCGACTGAGGAGGGCGCCATCGGGCAAGCGCTGAATTCAGCGACCCCCGTCGCTCGCACGCACTACACCCGAACCAGCCATGCTCCTTACACAAAGAGGTGACAAAGGTAGAAGTAAGCGATGTTGTGATGAAGTATCGCTACAGCTGTCATGCCACAGATTTATTTTAGTACTATGGGCATTCTAGAGAAGAAGCCCTGCATTTATTCTTACTCACTTTATTTTGCATTTCTGGGTTATCGTATGTGTATGTCCAATTGTCCACTAGGGTTGAAACGCAGAGATGGTACTTACTTACCATTACTGATTTGCTATGATACGCATCATTTtcccaaaattaaattaaaaaaatgaccatgcttcatttgttttcaaacgCTGGGCATAAGACAAGCAAATAGAAGCAGAGCAAAGGGACCTGAGGCAACTcaaaggattaaaaaaagacGCGGGATTAACATTTCTGCTCATTTCGTACATCTATCATcgcttaaaaatatatatatatttagactgtacattccaaaaaatataacttgaaacaAATGACATTTAGTGTTATAGTAGAACTCCATGATTCATGTTCCGAATCCCGTCACGTCAGCCGTTGCTCATGCCAGCTTGTTTACGGTGCTAATGCTAAGTATTGCTAGCACTGCTAtgacaattctttttttaaacttttgtatttaaatacatttcagtgtctagatatatatatattttttaagaacttttat
This portion of the Vanacampus margaritifer isolate UIUO_Vmar chromosome 4, RoL_Vmar_1.0, whole genome shotgun sequence genome encodes:
- the ap1g1 gene encoding AP-1 complex subunit gamma-1 isoform X1, with amino-acid sequence MPAPIRLRELIRTIRTARTQAEEREMIQKECAAIRSSFREEDNTYRCRNVAKLLYMHMLGYPAHFGQLECLKLIASQKFTDKRIGYLGAMLLLDERQDVHLLMTNCIKNDLNHSTQYVQGLALCTLGCMGSSEMCRDLAGEVEKLLKTSNSYLRKKAALCAVHVIRKVPELMEMFLPATKNLLSEKNHGVLHTSVVLLTEMCERSPDMLSHFRKLVPQLVRILKNLIMSGYSPEHDVSGISDPFLQVRILRLLRILGRSDDDSSEAMNDILAQVATNTETSKNVGNAILYETVLTIMDIKSESGLRVLAINILGRFLLNNDKNIRYVALTSLLKTVQTDHNAVQRHRSTIVDCLKDLDVSIKRRAMELSFALVNGNNIRGMMKELLYFLDSCDPEFKADCASGVFLAAEKYAPSKRWHIDTIMRVLTTAGSYVRDDSVPNLIQLITNSVEMHAYTVQRLYKALLDDISQQPLVQVASWCIGEYGDLLVSGQCEEEEPIQVTEDEVLDVLEGLLVSNLSTPVTRGYSLTAIMKLSTRFSGVNRIKKVVSIYGSSIDVELQQRAVEYNALFKKYDHMRPALLERMPIMEKTASNGPTEIVQTNGETEPSVGEAKHLPPVTQPANQANDLLDLLGGNDVVPVIHNTVPPKPTSSGGELLDLLGDISLSGGPAPAPVPSVPTSQPPFLLDGLSSQPLFNDIAAAGIPPMTAYNKNGLKIDFTFERANPNPNVAVITIHASNNTEADMTDFVFQAAVPKTFQLQLLSPSSNVVQALNQGTVTQVIRVLNPQKQQLRMRIKLTYNHKGSPVQDLAEVNNFPPQSWQ
- the ap1g1 gene encoding AP-1 complex subunit gamma-1 isoform X2 encodes the protein MPAPIRLRELIRTIRTARTQAEEREMIQKECAAIRSSFREEDNTYRCRNVAKLLYMHMLGYPAHFGQLECLKLIASQKFTDKRIGYLGAMLLLDERQDVHLLMTNCIKNDLNHSTQYVQGLALCTLGCMGSSEMCRDLAGEVEKLLKTSNSYLRKKAALCAVHVIRKVPELMEMFLPATKNLLSEKNHGVLHTSVVLLTEMCERSPDMLSHFRKLVPQLVRILKNLIMSGYSPEHDVSGISDPFLQVRILRLLRILGRSDDDSSEAMNDILAQVATNTETSKNVGNAILYETVLTIMDIKSESGLRVLAINILGRFLLNNDKNIRYVALTSLLKTVQTDHNAVQRHRSTIVDCLKDLDVSIKRRAMELSFALVNGNNIRGMMKELLYFLDSCDPEFKADCASGVFLAAEKYAPSKRWHIDTIMRVLTTAGSYVRDDSVPNLIQLITNSVEMHAYTVQRLYKALLDDISQQPLVQVASWCIGEYGDLLVSGQCEEEEPIQVTEDEVLDVLEGLLVSNLSTPVTRGYSLTAIMKLSTRFSGVNRIKKVVSIYGSSIDVELQQRAVEYNALFKKYDHMRPALLERMPIMEKTASNGPTEIVQTNGETEPSVGEAKHLPPVTQPANQANDLLDLLGGNDVVPVIHNTVPPKPTSSGGELLDLLGDISLSGIPPMTAYNKNGLKIDFTFERANPNPNVAVITIHASNNTEADMTDFVFQAAVPKTFQLQLLSPSSNVVQALNQGTVTQVIRVLNPQKQQLRMRIKLTYNHKGSPVQDLAEVNNFPPQSWQ